The DNA region AGGTGGCGACCGTCGTACGCGGCGCCTCCCAGCGGATACGGGCCGCAACGTCACGCAGCTGGTGGCGCACGTGCCGACGCAGCAGCTTGGCCCGGCGGAGCGACGGCGGGTCCTGGCCACGGAAGAACTCGCGGGTCAGCCGGCTGGCCCCCAGCGGCAGCGAGATCGCGAAGTCCGGCAGCTTGCTCCGGCCGAAGGCCACCTCCAGCGTGCCGCCCCCGATGTCCAGCATGGCCAGCGGCCCCGCGCGCCAGCCCATCCAGCGCCGTGCCGCCAGGAAGGTCAGCTCCGCCTCGACCTCGCCGGGCAGCACATGCAGTGGCACCCCCGCCTCCGCGGTGACCCGCCCGAGGATCTCGGTGCGGTTGGGGGCGTCCCGCACGATCGCCGTGGCGAAGGCGAAGGGCTGGGCCACCCCCCACCGTCTGCCTTCCGACCGGGCGTCCGCCACCGCCTCCACCAGCCGGTTCACCTGTTCCTTCGGCAGGTGACCGCCCCGCTCGACATGGTCGGAGAGCCTCAGCCGGCGCTTGGCCGTGTGCACGGGGAGTGGAACGGCTCCGTCCGTTTCCGCGATGACGAGCCTTACCGTGTTCGAGCCGACGTCCAGTACACCCATTCGCATCCCCTCTCCGTACCCTTGGCGGCCCCGGGCACACCGTCGCTGGACCACCGGTGAGGCGCTGTTTGAGCCGTTCTGTGGGGGTACTCTGGCCTTTATGGACACCTTCGGCAGGGAGATAGCCATCCCCCACGAAGTCGTGGCCGGTTCGGCACCCTTCGTGGTGGGGCTTCTGATCACGGCGATGCTGGTCGTCGCGGTGTGGTGGGGGATGCGGGTGCGCGCCCGGGAACCCGGTCCGCCACGCCCCGAGGACCACCCCCATCTGCCCGAGGGCGGCGCGGTCCACGAGATCAGTGAGATGCGCGAGCCCGACGAGATGCCGCACAACGGCAGGGTCCTCACCCCGCACGAACTGCACGGCAACGTCTCCTCGCGCCGCGCCAAGGACCAGAAGCGGCCGATCTGGGGCCGCAACAGCAGCGGCGGCTTCGGCAGCGGCGGGCTCGGCCACCACTGAACGAGCGCGCGTGACCGATGGGTTGGCCGGGGCGGATGGAGTCGGCTCAGGCCCGCCCCGGCAGGCGGTTCACGCGCGCCCCGGCAGCTCGCACACGACGATCCCCTTCTCCAGCAGGCTGCCCAGGATCAGCATGCCGTCGTGCTCGTACACGCTGGTCACCATCCGGTAGCCCGCCCTGCGGCGCCTGAGGTCGTGGCGGACGCGGCCGCCCGGGCCGATGCCCAGCACGCGGGCAACGGGGAGAGGCCGGATCGGCAGGGGCCGGGCCGCTCGCCACGCCGCCCGTCGTACGCTCGCGGGAGCCCGACGCAGCCAGTCCAGGGGCGGTTGCCGCGGGCCTGCCAGGGCGATCCACACCGTGCCGTCCGCGCCGCGGGAGAGGTTGTCCGGGAAACCGGGGAGGTTCTCGACCAGCGTGTCGCGCTGTCCGGCCCGCGGGCCGGACAGCCACAGCCGGGTGAGACGGTACGCACCGGTCTCGGCCACGGCGACCCAGGACTCGTCCTCGGCCAGCACGACTCCGTTCGCGAAGTCCAGGTCGTCCAGCAGGACCTCGGGCTCGCCACCGCCGGGCGGGAGCCGCAGGAGCCGTCCCGTCGCCGTCCGCTCCATCAGGTCGCCGAGCCACTCCTGAAGCCCGAAACGCCTGCTGGAGGCCGTGAAGTACACGGTCCCGTCCGTGGCCGCGACCGCGTTGCTGCAGAACCGCAACGGCTCACCCGCCACACGGTCGACCAGAACCTCGATCCTCCCCGCGGAAGGAGAGGAGGACCCGGAGCCGGCCTCCGGCGTGACCCGCAGCAGCCCGCGCTCCGCGTCGCAGACCAACAGCCGCCCGTCCGGCAGGACTTCGAGCCCCAGCGGGCGCCCTCCCGTCCGCGCGATCTGCTCCACACGGGCGGGGCCGCGCGGCCGGACGCGGAGAATGCGGCCGTCGGCCACGCCCGTGATCACACGGCCTTCATGGTCGACGACGACATCCTCGGGACCTGTGCCACCGAGGGGGATCGGACGAAGGGGCGGCAGGACGCCGGGCCCCGCGGTGCGAGCTGTCACGGAGAGTCGCGGTGTCATGAGAAGCGTTCTGCCCGTATGAGGCGCCGCAACTCCTCGACGCGTCCATACGCCCTCGTGCGGGCCCCGAGGCCCAGGAGACCACGCGCTCGCCGTCGGTCTCGCGAGAGCCAGAGCCTGGGCGGGGTCAGGAGCAGTCGGGCCGTTCGGCAGTCAGCGGTTCCGCAAAGCCTTGATCAGCTCGTCCTTCGACATCGACGAGCGGCCCTCGACGCCGACCTTCTTCGCCTCGTCGTACAGATCCTGCTTCGACTGTTCCTCGTACGGGCCGCTCCTGCCGCCCTTGCGTGAGGAGGATTTCGGACTGTTGGCGATCCGTGCCGCCTTCTCCTTGCCCGCGCCCTCGCGGCGCAGCGCCTGGTAGGTCTTCTCGTCCTTGATCTGCGACCTGGGCATGGATTCCCTGCCTCCGCTCGTCCGGGGACCGAACCGTCGCGCGGCGCCACCCATGGCGCCGCCCGGCGGGGGACGTTTCGGGTACCCCCGACCGGCCACTCGGAACACATGGCACACATCGGATACACGATGATGACCGAGCAGGCCGGCCCCCGTGACCTCGTACAACACGTGGTGGCCGCCGAACGGGCCGGATTCGACTTCTCGGTCACGTCCGACCACTACTTCCCCTGGCTGGAGGAGCAGGGGCACGCCCCGTACGCGTGGAGCGTCCTCGGCGCCGCGGCGCAGGCCACCTCCACCATCCCCCTCATGACGTACGTGACCTGCCCGACGACCCGCTACCACCCGGCGGTCGTCGCCCAGAAGGCCGCCACCACGCAACTGCTCGCCGAGGGCCGCTTCCGGCTCGGACTCGGTTCCGGCGAGAACCTCAACGAGCATGTGGTGGGCGGTGGCTGGCCGGCCGCCCATGTGCGGCTCGAGATGCTGGAAGAGGCCGTGGAGATCATCCGCGCGCTCTTCGACGGCAAGAACGTCAACCACCACGGCCCGCACTTCGACGTGGAGAACGCCCGGCTCTTCGACCTGCCGGACGAGCCGACCCCGATCGGCATCGCAGTCTCGGGCGAACGCTCCTGCGCCCTCGCCGGCCGGCTGGCCGACCTGGTGATAGCCACCGAGCCGAAGGCCGAACTGGTCGACTCCTTCGAACGGCACGGCGGCAGTGGCAAGCCCAAGGTGGGCCAACTGCCCATCTGCTACGACCCCGACAAGGACGCCGCGGTCCGGCGGGCCCACGAACAGTTCCGCTGGTCGCTGGGCGGCTGGCCGGTCAACTCCGAACTGCCCGGCCCGGCGAGCTTCGACACGGCCACCCAGTACACCCGCCCCGAGGACATCGCGGAGACGATTCCGTGCGGCGACGACGTCGACACCTTCGTCGAGGCCGTACGCCCCTACGTCACCGCCGGATTCACCGAGATAGCCCTGGTCCAGGTCGGCGGCGACCACCAACTCCCCTTCCTGGACTGGGCCGAGAAGAAACTGCTCCCCGCACTCAACGACCTCTGAGCCGACGACAAGACCTCCGAGCGGCCGACGAAGGGACGATCATGGCCATCGCCACCTACTGCCTCGTAGCCCTGGACTGCCCGGACCCACCGGCCCTCGCGGCGTTCTACGCCGGCGTACTCGGCGGTGAGGTCAAGCAGTACAACGACGACTGGTACGACCTCCACGTGCCCGGCGGACACCGCATCTCCTTCCAGCGGGTCCCGGACCACCGCCCGCCGGACTGGCCGCACGCCGACGAGAACTCCCAGCAACTGCATCTGGACTTCACCGTGCCGGACATCGACGCGGCCGAGCCCCAGGTGCTCGCCCTCGGTGCCACCGCGCTCGATCTGGACGACAAGGACGGCAGCCGAGGCTGGCGGGTGTACGCGGACCCGGCCGGCCACCCGTTCTGCCTGTGCAAGGACTGACCAAAAGCGCGACGGGCCTGCGCGACGGCCCAGGAGCCCCGCCGGAGCCGTCCGCTCAGGGCCGGTACCGCAGCGGATGATCCGCCGGTACCTCCACCACCACGATCTCCGTTCCGTCCGGATCCGCGAGCCACATCTCGATCAGCCCCCACGGCTCCTTCACCGGCGGCCGGCGCACCTCGACGCCCGCGGCCACGAGTTCCTCGTACGCCGCCGTGACGTCCGCGACCTGGAGCCACAACTTGACGGCGGGGGAGGGCGGTTCCTCGGAGCGGCCCGCGACCTCCAGGAAACCGCCGCCGAGGAAGTAGACCGTGCCGCGCTCGGGACCCGTACCGAACTCCCGGTAGACGGGCAGGCCCAGCTTGTCGCCGTAGAAGGCGCGGGAGCGCTCGGGGTCGGTGGGGCGGAGCAAGGTCCGGCTGCTCAGTACATGCACCATGCGCCCGGAGCCTAGTGGGAGGGTTACGCTCAGCGGTGCCCGAGCCGCGCCCGAGATCGGAGAACCGCTCCATGGACACCGCCGCCACCGGACTGACGTTCCGCGACGCCACCGACGCCGACGTCGAGGCCCTCGTCGTGCTGATCGAGTCGGCCTACCGGGGAGACTCCAGCCGCACGGGGTGGACCACCGAGGCGGACATCCTGGAGGGTCAGCGGACCGACCCGGAGGGCGTACTGGCGGTCATCAAGTCCCCCGACAGCCGTCTGCTGACCGTCGAGCGCGACGGCACGGTGGTCGCCTGCTGTCAGCTCGAACACCGCGGTGACCACGCCTACTTCGGCATGTTCGCGGTCAGTCCCGCACTCCAGGGCGCGGGACTCGGCAAGGTGATCATCGCCGAGGCGGAGCGGTTCGCCCGCGAGACCTGGGGCGTCAAGGAGATGCACATGACGGTGATCTCCGCACGCGAGGACCTCATCGCCTGGTACGAGCGGCGCGGCTACCGCCGTACGGGAAAGATGACCCCCTTCCCGTACGGCGACGAGCGCTTCGGCATCCCGCAGCGCGACGACCTGCAGTTCGAGCTCCTGGTGAAGCCGCTCGCATAATCGTTACGCCGTGCGGCCCGGCCGTTACGCCGTGAAGCGGCCGGTGCGCTTGATCTCCGGATAGTCGGTGGTCGCGCCGTCCAGCTCCAGGGCGCGTACGAGGCGCAGATGGTCCTGGGTGTTCACGACCCAGCCGATGATCCGCAGGTCCGCCTTGCGGGCGCGCTCGACGACCTCCAGGGTCAGGCGGCGGATGTTCAGGACGAGACTCGTGGCGCCGGCCGCGGTGGCCCGCTCCACGACATCGATGCCATAGCGGCTGGCGACCAGCGCCGTGCGGACGCCGGGGACGAGCCGCGCGATCTCGGCGATGGCCTCGTCGTGGAACGACAGGACCTCGACCCTGCCGACCAGGTCGCGCCGGTTCATGACCTCCGCCAGCGCCCGGGCCGCGGCCACGTCCTTGATCTCGGCCTGCAGCGGCGCCGTGACGGCGTCCAGGACCTCCTCGAAGACCGGGATGCGCTCACCGCGGCCCGCGTCCAGCACCCGCAGCTCGGCGAGGGTCTTCTCGGCGATCGGCCCCGAACCGTCGGTCGTGCGGTCCACGTCGGCGTCGTGCATGACGACGAGCGCGCCGTCCTTGCTCAGATGCAGATCGAGTTCGATCAGGTCCAGGCCGGCCTGCTGGGCGGCGATGAAGGAGCGGAGGGTGTTCTCGGGCTCGACACCCATGATTCCGCGGTGCCCGATGGTGAGAAAGTTCAAGACTGACTCCGCTTCCGTCGACGGCGGCTCGGCTGCCGCGTGCTGCGGTCCCGTGCCCACGCGGCAAGGCCGCAGCCTAATGGCCCGGCCCGGCGTTGAACCCGCTCCGGCAGCGGCCAATGAGGCCTTCCAGCGGCGATAACAGGCCGTGCCGGGCTCCTCCCGCCTCACTCCTGCGTGGGCGAGTCCCGGGTGGGTTGACCGAACTCCGACGGCTACCCAGCGATCGGCGGAAGTATTCGTCCCCATGGCGTCCGACAGGAAAAAGAGCGGTGAAGGTGGGGAGGGGCAGGACAATCTCCCGAGTTCCCACTTGTGGCGGAGAACCCTGCACGCATACGGTGTCCATACGCGAGGTTCTCCCGTGGAGGATGGGTCATGACGGAAATTCTTGTGCAGGTGGGTACGGAGGAGCAGGCTCCTCCCCGGGACAGGGTGGTGGAGCACCCGGCCTGGCCCGTGCTCAAGGATGCCGTGGAGCGGATCCGGCCATGGCAGTCCAAGGACGGGTCGATCGACTTCGACGCCGAGGACGCCCCGGATCCCGCCGACGCCGGGCTCGCCGTGCGCCGTGTCATCGACGCGGTCGAGGAACTCGCCCCGCTCCTTCCGCACGACGCCGCCTACCACGAGGCGCTGGTCAGGGACATGCACCGCTGGGCCGAGGGCGGCTTCCAGGTCCCCGACTTCCTCGACTCCCTGCTGGCCTTCCAGCCCGCCGCGCACCGTGAGGACGGGCTCCAGCACCTGGTCGTCTTCCCGATGTACACGCAGAACGGCAATCCGGACCGCAACTTCGAAGCGGTCGTCCTGCGCATGGTCTGGCCGGAGTGGCTGGCCGATCTTGAGCGCACCCGCTACGACAACCCGCTGTTCTGCGGCATCACGTTCGAGGACTTCACGGCCGGATACGACACCAACTCGGCCGTCCTCTTCCCGGAGACCATCGCCGTGCGCGAGGCCCCCGAGCGGTTCAGCTGGGGCGGCATCTTCTGCGACCGCGAGGCCGCCCGCTTCCGCAAGGTCACCGAGGCCGCCGTCGACACGCTCGGCCTCGAACTGCCCGACGACATCCGCGAGATGGTCGGCGACCAGGCGCGCTGCGAGCAGGCCTTCGTCCTGTGGGACATGGTCCACGACCGCACCCACAGCCACGGCGATCTGCCCTTCGACCCGTTCATGATCAAGCAGCGCCAGCCGTTCTGGATGTACGGCCTGGAGGAGCTGCGCTGCGATCTCACGGCCTTCAGGGAAGCCGTGAAGCTGGAGGCCGACGGCTTCCCACAGGGCCGCGACGTGCAGTACGCGGTGCTGTTCGACCGCATGTTCCGCTTCCCCGTGACCGGCGACCGCGTCCGCAACTACGACGGGCTCGGCGGCCAGCTGCTCTTCGCCTACCTGCACAAGCACGACGTCGTCCGCTGGACCGACAACAAGCTGCACGTCGACTGGCAGCGCGCCCCGCAGGTCACCAACGACCTCTGCGCCGAGATCGAGAAGCTGTACCGCGAGGGCATCGACCGTCCGAAGCTGGTCCACTGGTTCGCCGCGTACGACATGGTGTCCCAGTACCTCGCCCCGCACCCGGGATCCCGCTGGGCCAAGGGTCCGGACGCCCTCGATCTGAACCAGCCGCCGCGAAAGCTCGTGGACGACGTGCTTCCGGACGAGTTTCCCCTGAGCATGTTCTATGAGGCCCTCTCCAAGAAGCTGAAGAAAGTGATCGCCTCAACCAAGGGCATCACGGCGGAGAGCGCCGAGCGGGTGGCCGCGTGAGCGACCGCGCCAATACCACTGCTCAGGAGGCGAAGATCATGGGGAACGGGGCTCTCAGCGGTGCGGTGATCGCGGTGGCCGGCGCGGGCGGACCCGCGGGACGGGCGGCGCTCCTGCGGCTCGCCGAGGCGGGTGCGACCGTCGTCGGCTCGGACAACGACCCCGAGCGGCTCGCGGAGGCCGTGGACGCGGCCCGGTACGCGCACGGCGGCTCCACGGTCGTCGGCGACACGGTCGACCTGCTCGACCTGCAGTCCAGCCATGACTGGGCCGCCCGCATCGAGAAGGACTTCGGCCGGGTCGACGGCCTGGTCCACCTCGTCGGCGGCTGGCGCGGCAGCGAGACCTTCACCAGGACCAGTCTCGACGACTGGGACTTCCTGGAGATGCTCCTGATCCGCACCGTGCAGCACACCTCCCTCGCCTTCCACGAGGCGCTGCAGCGCAGCGACCGCGGCCGGTACGTCCTGATCAGCGCCGCGGGCGCCAGCAAGCCCACCGCGGGCAACGCCGCCTACTCCGCGGCCAAGGCCGCGGCCGAGGCGTGGACACTGGCCATGGCCGACTTCTTCCGCAAGGCCGGAGTCTCCGGGGGCGCGGACGGGGCGACGTCCGCGGCTGCCATCCTGGTGGTGAAGGCGTTGGTGCACGACGCGATGCGCGCCGAGCGCCCGAACGCGAAGTTCGCGGGCTTCACGGACGTCAAGGAGCTGGCCGAGGCCATCACCGGCGTCTGGGAGCAGCCCGCCTCCGAGGTGAACGGAAAGCGTCTGTGGCTGACCGAGAAGCGGTGAACCCTCCGAAGACCGACGCGCGGCGTCGTCACGACCCGGAGATCCGCGGATTCGCCAGCGACAACTACGCGGGGGCGCACCCCGAGGTGCTCGCCGCCCTGGCCCTGGCCAACGGCGGGCACCAGATCGCGTACGGCGAGGACGACTACACCGACCACCTCCAGCAGGTGATCCGGGGCCACTTCGGCGCGAGCGCCGAGGCGTTCCCCGTCTTCAACGGCACCGGCGCGAACGTCGTGGCGCTCCAGGCGCTCACGGACCGCTGGGGCGCGGTGATCTGCGCGGAGAGCGCGCACATCAACGTCGACGAGGGCGGCGCCCCCGAGCGCATGGGCGGACTCAAGCTGCTCACGGTGCCCACGCCCGACGGCAAGCTCACTCCCGAGCTGATCGACCGGCAGGCGTACGGCTGGGACGACGAGCACCGTGCGATGCCGCAGGTCGTGTCGATCACGCAGAACACCGAGCTGGGCACCGTCTACACGCCCGACGAGGTCCGCGCGATCTGCGAGCACGCCCACGCGCACGGCATGAAGGTGCATCTCGACGGCGCCCGGATAGCCAACGCGGCCGCCTCGCTGGACGTGCCGATGCGGGCGTTCACCAACGCGGTCGGCGTGGACGTCCTCTCCTTCGGCGGCACGAAGAACGGCGCGCTGTTCGGCGAGGCCGTCGTCGTCCTCGACCAGGACGCCGTCAGCCACATGAAGCACCTGCGCAAGCTGTCGATGCAGCTCGCCTCCAAGATGCGCTTCGTCTCCGTGCAGTTGGAGGCACTGCTCGCCAAGGACCTGTGGCTGCGCAACGCCCGCCACGCGAACGAGATGGCCCAGCGCCTCGCGGAGGGCGTGCGGGCCGTGCACGGCGTAGAGATCCTCCACCCCGTGCAGGCCAACGCCGTCTTCGCCCGGCTGCCCCACGACGTGAGCGAGCGCCTGCAGAAGCGCTACCGCTTCTACTTCTGGGACGAGGCCGCGGGCGACGTCCGCTGGATGTGCGCCTTCGACACGACCGAGGACGACGTCGACGGGTTCCTGGCGGCGCTCAAGGAGGAAATGGCCCGCTAGTACCCCGCGACAGCATGCATAGATATGCGGTCACCCGAAAAGTAATTGACTCTCGGGTGGTCGCATTCCTATGCTCTGTGGGCATGGAGCTGATCCAGAACACCCCCGACCTGTCCGCGTACTTGGCTGCTGACGAGGTGGTCGACCATCACCATCCGCTCGTACGGGAGACGGCTGCGCGTCTCGCCGAGGGGGTGGCGGATTCGTATGGCTATGCGCGAGCTGCGTACGAGTTCGTGCGCGACACCGTCCCGCACTCCCAGGACGCGGGCGACCCGCGCGTCACCTGGCGTGCCTCCGGCGTCCTGGAACTGCGTACCGGCATCTGTCACGCCAAGGCGCACGCGCTCGCCGCGCTCCTGCGGGCCGAGGACATCCCCACCGCGTTCTGTTACCAGTCGCTTCTCCATGACGACGGAAGCGGACATGTCGTGCACGGCCTGGTCGCCGTGCGATTCAACGGGGCCTGGCACCGGCAGGACTGCCGCGGCAACAAGCCGGGCGTGGACGCCCAGTTCTCGCTCGTCGGTGAACGGCTGGCCTTCCCCGTCGACCCCCAGTCCAATGAGGTGGACTATCCGGTACTGTACGCTGAACCGCATCCGGTCGTCCTGAGCGCTCTCAAGGCAGCCCCCGACCGGCCGCACCTGTGGAAGACCCTCCCCACCGCACTCTGAGGCAAGGCAGGCAAGGCAGACGATGACCCTCTCGCTCACCGTGTCCGACGAGGTGCGCGCCCTCGCGCCCGGTTTCACGCACCTCGCCGTCGAGGCGTACGGACTCGTCAACGGGCCCAGTACGGACGGCACCTCGGAACTCCTCGACGACGCGGCCCGCCGTCTCGCCGCCCGCCTCGACGGCCGCGCCCCGCAAGAGGACCCGCACATGGCCGCATGGCGCGAGGTCTACACGGCGTTCGGCTCCAAGCCCTCGCGCACGCGCAACTCGGCGGAGGCGCTGGCGAAGAGGGCCCTCTCGGACGCGGGACTGCCCCGGATCAACGTGCTGGTCGACCTCTACAACGCGATCAGCGTCGCCCACCTGATCCCGGTCGGCGGGGAGGACCTCGACCACATCCAGGGCGGGATGCGTCTCGTGCGCGCCACGGGCGACGAGGACTTCGTGACCGTCGCGGCGGGGGAGGAGGCCGTCGAGCACCCCGACGCCGGCGAGGTGGTGTGGTGCGACGAGAAGGGCGTGACCTGCCGCCGCTGGAACTGGCGCCAGGGCCCGCGCACCCGCCTCACGGAGGAGTCGACCTCAGCGGTCTTCCTCCTGGAGAGCCTCACACCGATGCCGGTGGCCGACGTCGAGGCCGCGGGAGCCGAACTCGTCGAACTACTGGAGAAGTTCAGCCCGGGGGCGCGGATCACTGTGCACGCCCCTGAGCCGGCGACGGGGTGACGACCCGTACCGCTCCTCCTGCAAGGCTGAAGTTCACCCCGTGCCGGGCCCAGGCGCGCAGCAGCTCACCGAACCCGTCCGGTACGGGGAGGTCCGGCAGGTCGCCATCGCCGCCGTTGCACCGGGCCTCCGCGTACGGGAAGAGCGCGGTCAGCGGGCCGAGTACCGCGGAAAGCCGGTCCACCGGAGGCTCGCTGCTCACTTCCAGAGAGGTGAGCAACAGAACGGCGGCGCCCAGGAACCCGTCCGAGTCGAGTGCCGCGTGGACCCGGGACTCGCCGGCGGCCAGTTCCCCGACGATGTAGTCGAGGAAGTGCGACACGTCCTCGGCGCGCCCGACCCAGGGCGGGTCGGGATGCTCGCGCACCCATGCCCCGACCGCGGCGCAGTCGCGCAGCGTCGTTTCGAAGGCAGGGCGGCACCCCGGACCTCCGATCAGCAACACGAACACACACCGGGCGGCGTACGGGGACCAGGCGTGGCCCCTGCCGAAGATTCCCATGGGCCAGCTCTCGAACAGCGACCCGAACTCCAGCCCCCACTCGTCGAAGAAGTCCCCCAGATCGGCCAGTTCATGGCCCAGACAGACGTCCATCAGACCGATGTCGTCCGGTGCGGCGGCGAGAAACTCCGCCGCGTACTCTCCGACCGTGCGGCGCACGAACTCCCACCAGAACGCACTCACCGCTGACGACACCTCGTTGCTCGGTACCGCCACATATCCGGCCAGGAGCAGCCCGGAACGCTTCCGGACCGCGTCGGACGACCCCACTGCCTCGGCGATGGCCCCGGCCAGCTCGTCCGCCACCAGGTCGCGGCTGCTCCAGCAGTTCTTGACGAGCTCGCCGAGAGGACGGCTGAAGTCCTCGGACTCCGGGTCTCCGAGCATCAGATGATCCACGGCTGCCCTGGTCAACCGTCTGACGACGCTCGGCGGCGGATCCACGCAGCTCAGGCAGCGCGCCAGGAACGCGAGGATGTTCCCGCGGCCGGTCGCCGACCTGCGTCGCCGTTCGCCGAGGAGTGCGGTGAAGAAGCGGGCCGCGCCGTCCGCGGTCGCTCGTTCCTTGATCTGCACGGCCAGTTGGCCGACGATGTCCCACTCCTCTCGCGACACCTTGGGCGCGAGACGACGCGCGAGTATCTCCGGAGTGTCACTGGTGCTGGCGAGCTGGGCGGCGGCGAAGTACTCGAGGAAGGTGCGATGGGTGAACGTGAAGAGCCGCTCGCCGCGGGCGGTGGTGCCCACCTCGCTGAACACCCAGGCGCGACCCCGACAGAAATTGACGAACTGCTTGGCGGCGGCCTCGGCCTCCGCACGCGCCTCGTACCCTCGGCCGTCCAGGAACTCCACGGCCCTGTCCACCAGTTCGCGTTCCGTCACTGCGTGGGCCTCGTCGTCCCGGGTGAAGAGCCAGAGGGCGAGATGGCGCAGCGCCGGTTCGACCAGCCGTGACATCGCGAGTTCGACGTGGATCCTGCGCCGAACGTCCCACTTCTGGAACAGCAGTGATGCGCACTGTTCGTACACCTCAGGCCGGCTGCGGGGGATGGAGCCCGTGCCGCGGTAGAGGATGCACATGAGAGCGAGCATCAGGGGATTGGCGCGCAGATCGGTCAGGCTCGCGCTCTCCGCGAGGAAACTCGTGGCGTGC from Streptomyces sp. NBC_00258 includes:
- a CDS encoding Ppx/GppA phosphatase family protein, whose product is MRMGVLDVGSNTVRLVIAETDGAVPLPVHTAKRRLRLSDHVERGGHLPKEQVNRLVEAVADARSEGRRWGVAQPFAFATAIVRDAPNRTEILGRVTAEAGVPLHVLPGEVEAELTFLAARRWMGWRAGPLAMLDIGGGTLEVAFGRSKLPDFAISLPLGASRLTREFFRGQDPPSLRRAKLLRRHVRHQLRDVAARIRWEAPRTTVATSRTLQQLGRLCGAAPGRSGPFTPRGITRTDLRVAVERLSVLPAADRALLPGISPARAGQSLAGAIVAHTTMKLMGIDEMTLCPWALREGVLLRCIEDGNADWWDGTAPSLRDQDAPARLLRPVGGVDLGATMSATSSSAQLPNR
- a CDS encoding DUF6479 family protein; the protein is MDTFGREIAIPHEVVAGSAPFVVGLLITAMLVVAVWWGMRVRAREPGPPRPEDHPHLPEGGAVHEISEMREPDEMPHNGRVLTPHELHGNVSSRRAKDQKRPIWGRNSSGGFGSGGLGHH
- a CDS encoding SMP-30/gluconolactonase/LRE family protein, whose translation is MTPRLSVTARTAGPGVLPPLRPIPLGGTGPEDVVVDHEGRVITGVADGRILRVRPRGPARVEQIARTGGRPLGLEVLPDGRLLVCDAERGLLRVTPEAGSGSSSPSAGRIEVLVDRVAGEPLRFCSNAVAATDGTVYFTASSRRFGLQEWLGDLMERTATGRLLRLPPGGGEPEVLLDDLDFANGVVLAEDESWVAVAETGAYRLTRLWLSGPRAGQRDTLVENLPGFPDNLSRGADGTVWIALAGPRQPPLDWLRRAPASVRRAAWRAARPLPIRPLPVARVLGIGPGGRVRHDLRRRRAGYRMVTSVYEHDGMLILGSLLEKGIVVCELPGRA
- a CDS encoding DUF7218 family protein; translated protein: MPRSQIKDEKTYQALRREGAGKEKAARIANSPKSSSRKGGRSGPYEEQSKQDLYDEAKKVGVEGRSSMSKDELIKALRNR
- a CDS encoding LLM class F420-dependent oxidoreductase; amino-acid sequence: MAHIGYTMMTEQAGPRDLVQHVVAAERAGFDFSVTSDHYFPWLEEQGHAPYAWSVLGAAAQATSTIPLMTYVTCPTTRYHPAVVAQKAATTQLLAEGRFRLGLGSGENLNEHVVGGGWPAAHVRLEMLEEAVEIIRALFDGKNVNHHGPHFDVENARLFDLPDEPTPIGIAVSGERSCALAGRLADLVIATEPKAELVDSFERHGGSGKPKVGQLPICYDPDKDAAVRRAHEQFRWSLGGWPVNSELPGPASFDTATQYTRPEDIAETIPCGDDVDTFVEAVRPYVTAGFTEIALVQVGGDHQLPFLDWAEKKLLPALNDL
- a CDS encoding VOC family protein; translation: MAIATYCLVALDCPDPPALAAFYAGVLGGEVKQYNDDWYDLHVPGGHRISFQRVPDHRPPDWPHADENSQQLHLDFTVPDIDAAEPQVLALGATALDLDDKDGSRGWRVYADPAGHPFCLCKD
- a CDS encoding VOC family protein, with product MVHVLSSRTLLRPTDPERSRAFYGDKLGLPVYREFGTGPERGTVYFLGGGFLEVAGRSEEPPSPAVKLWLQVADVTAAYEELVAAGVEVRRPPVKEPWGLIEMWLADPDGTEIVVVEVPADHPLRYRP
- a CDS encoding GNAT family N-acetyltransferase, with the protein product MDTAATGLTFRDATDADVEALVVLIESAYRGDSSRTGWTTEADILEGQRTDPEGVLAVIKSPDSRLLTVERDGTVVACCQLEHRGDHAYFGMFAVSPALQGAGLGKVIIAEAERFARETWGVKEMHMTVISAREDLIAWYERRGYRRTGKMTPFPYGDERFGIPQRDDLQFELLVKPLA
- a CDS encoding glycerophosphodiester phosphodiesterase, yielding MNFLTIGHRGIMGVEPENTLRSFIAAQQAGLDLIELDLHLSKDGALVVMHDADVDRTTDGSGPIAEKTLAELRVLDAGRGERIPVFEEVLDAVTAPLQAEIKDVAAARALAEVMNRRDLVGRVEVLSFHDEAIAEIARLVPGVRTALVASRYGIDVVERATAAGATSLVLNIRRLTLEVVERARKADLRIIGWVVNTQDHLRLVRALELDGATTDYPEIKRTGRFTA
- a CDS encoding DUF6421 family protein, which translates into the protein MTEILVQVGTEEQAPPRDRVVEHPAWPVLKDAVERIRPWQSKDGSIDFDAEDAPDPADAGLAVRRVIDAVEELAPLLPHDAAYHEALVRDMHRWAEGGFQVPDFLDSLLAFQPAAHREDGLQHLVVFPMYTQNGNPDRNFEAVVLRMVWPEWLADLERTRYDNPLFCGITFEDFTAGYDTNSAVLFPETIAVREAPERFSWGGIFCDREAARFRKVTEAAVDTLGLELPDDIREMVGDQARCEQAFVLWDMVHDRTHSHGDLPFDPFMIKQRQPFWMYGLEELRCDLTAFREAVKLEADGFPQGRDVQYAVLFDRMFRFPVTGDRVRNYDGLGGQLLFAYLHKHDVVRWTDNKLHVDWQRAPQVTNDLCAEIEKLYREGIDRPKLVHWFAAYDMVSQYLAPHPGSRWAKGPDALDLNQPPRKLVDDVLPDEFPLSMFYEALSKKLKKVIASTKGITAESAERVAA
- a CDS encoding SDR family oxidoreductase translates to MGNGALSGAVIAVAGAGGPAGRAALLRLAEAGATVVGSDNDPERLAEAVDAARYAHGGSTVVGDTVDLLDLQSSHDWAARIEKDFGRVDGLVHLVGGWRGSETFTRTSLDDWDFLEMLLIRTVQHTSLAFHEALQRSDRGRYVLISAAGASKPTAGNAAYSAAKAAAEAWTLAMADFFRKAGVSGGADGATSAAAILVVKALVHDAMRAERPNAKFAGFTDVKELAEAITGVWEQPASEVNGKRLWLTEKR